A single Alosa sapidissima isolate fAloSap1 chromosome 17, fAloSap1.pri, whole genome shotgun sequence DNA region contains:
- the LOC121687944 gene encoding uncharacterized protein LOC121687944 translates to MDQKIGIQPCPPTELLLAAQAFVDNVVRESVILFTSGPLTSGSKGSILRKDVTAVNCGRTSPASPGPRISLAAGLNDGSERSWNQSSPGSADSFPFAVHPRCEDLIREEKRMFSGVYKTRERSADRSVRQPSPLSADLERYSPASSSVSEEMKSIVNKKKQVAPVSETSTLETMKVNEPRKSLRRRLQTGPTKIAPSVWGICSREGTREDGCCMLS, encoded by the exons ATGGATCAGAAAATCGGTATTCAGCCATGTCCTCCAACTGAACTGCTACTTGCAGCACAAGCGTTCGTTGATAATGTAGTCAGAGAATCCGTCATTTTATTTACATCAGGACCACTTACATCGGGAAGCAAAGGTTCCATACTGAGAAAAGATGTGACCGCTGTCAACTGTGGGAGGACCTCACCTGCGTCTCCTGGACCCAGAATCTCGTTGGCAGCTGGGCTGAACGATGGGTCAGAGCGAAGTTGGAACCAGTCTTCGCCTGGGAGCGCAGATTCATTCCCATTCGCTGTACATCCTAGATGCGAAGACCTTATTCGCGAGGAAAAAAGGATGTTTTCAGGGGTCTACAAAACCCGTGAACGGTCTGCCGACCGATCAGTCCGACAGCCGTCTCCTCTGTCTGCAGACTTGGAGCGATACAGCCCAGCTTCGTCATCTGTTTCTGAGGAGATGAAGTCTATcgtgaacaaaaaaaaacaagtagcTCCAGTGTCGGAAACATCAACTTTAGAAACGATGAAGGTTAACGAGCCGAGAAAGTCCTTGAGGAGGCGACTCCAGACAGGACCTACCAAGATCGCGCCCTCTGTCTGGGGCATCTGTTCTcgg GAGGGCACCCGGGAAGATGGATGCTGCATGCTTTCCTAA